The DNA sequence gtgaaatagcAAAATCTAGCTGtaggagataaaaataaaaatcctaatataaaatatgttttaaagcaCTTAAGTGGATAAAGCAAAACAATACAATCAGTGGGGATGCTAATAAGTTAAAAAACATAAAGTGTTTGtgattgcattaaaaaaaataaagcttcacAGTGTATGGTGTTTTATGcctttaaatgaaatattctggACCACATTCAAACAATTTCATCTTAAGacctaatacaaaataaagtacACATCTAAGAAGCatgagaatttaaaattaaaccatAGTTATTAAGCAAAAGAGTTTATGAATCTGAGTTCTTCCAGGAGGCCGCTTTAAAACCATGTAACTAAATGAATAGTAAGCTATCTCtgcttaaaatgaatgaattagttTTTCTATGGAGACTAGTATTTTACAGGAATGACTTTATTTTCAGGAGAATATGAACATTGAAGTGGAATCACCACATCAGTGGTTCTAGGCATAGAGTTTAAACCAAAAAACTCTCTTAATAGAAGATGGACATTAATTTGCCTTCATAATCATTCCCTCAAATACCTACCTCAGTGTTCTGTATTTATCATTGCACCAAATGAGAGCAGACACGACAGTCTTTTTGTAATCCTTATATATATAAGAGGAGATGGTTTCTGGGAGCTATCTCCAAGTTCAACTGGCATATCACTCTTGCCCCTCTTCTAGGAAATGTAAAATCTCTGGACATTAACCTTCCTGTAGATCATTTCAGCCCACCATTTTAAACTTCAATCTAATGGATTTAAATAAGAATTATGATCTCTAATCAAAGAATGAACATGTAAGCTTGTCACTGTAGATGTTCAGAGATTTTAGGGTATTAAAGGCATTCACTTTCCTGAATGTcctttacatttatatatacacaattaccttctattgttaaaaaaatgattttgcaCCAGTAGCTATTAATCCAAATAATTTGGATTTAAGTAATTTCTAATTGAAAGCCTATCACATGAATTGTTTATAGTGACAGACAATAAACTATTAGTCATTTTAAAGCTTTAAAAGTAAGTCATCAGGATCCACTTCAATTTCCACATGATAATAAAGGATTATTATGTGCAGTAACCTATTTATGAAAAGGAAACAGTGTGCTTCTTTCAGATGCCATCAATTGCTTTAATAAGGAACTGAAAAGCTGGACTACTTTATATGCAGATCACCACCCCAGTTGCATAAGGATTTACAATagacaaaacaaaactattttttgTTGTAAAGAAGGGCTGTTTGTTTAAATCACACAATAATATTTGCATCTAAAAATTATTTACAGGCTAATAAGGCTTCATAAATGTTATGTAGACTTGGTTAGTTCAAATCATTTTAATTCTAACACCAAAATGAAAAGCTTGGTTAAGTCAAGGAAAAATTCAAGCAACACTGGCCTGACGAAGGCAGGGGAAGAAAAGATGCCTACTTTCTCCATTTAGGCATTTATTAATTGCGTTGGAGACTTACAGGGTACATCATTTGATAGCTCCCTGTTAACGCTTCCATAAACTCAAGAGGAAAACACTGCTCTCTCTGAAAGTGGGAAAATTGAGATGGATTCTGAGTCTAACctttaatcctaaaagaaattgcAAGTAACGTATACATTTGTCTCTGTTGCCTTGAATTTGCAGAGAACTTACTTGGGACGTTTAAATCTCACCTTTGAAGTCTTCCTTCAAGGTATTTAATGGCTCGTATGTCTTTATTCAATGAGGTGTGTGGCGGCCTCTACTGGTGTGTGTTTATAGAAAATGTTTCAATAggcagaaaaaatattaatttcaatttaaaagttagaaatacagactctttcatttaaatataaaaatatctaattTAATGCATGAAAATATATTACAAGTTGTGTAATGTACTCTTTAttaggaaaataatctaaaacacTGACCAGGTTAGTGTAAAATGATTTACAGAAGGGCATTAATTGTTCAATTCACTCTGATATTgggttaaatatattttattaatgaattaCTAATCCCAACTGAGGTGGTTTATTACCTCTAGTCCACTGTTAAATCCCCATAGTTgacttaaataaaatcatttagaacaaacccaaaggaaaggaaacattttACAGTTAAATCTATAAAGTCCTAGAACTAGAATCATTTGATGACAAGCTGATTTCTATAACTCAAGCAATCTGTACGTTGACTTAATATAGCTGACATTTCAATCTATTTtacagtgtttttaatttcaaaaatacaacacATTAAAATATGTTCAATTTATCAAAGCTAAAAGCAACATTTAAGTAATGTACTTAAAGTGCAAAGGCACTTTAACATGAAGAAGTGATGCCCAGTGGCTATGCTTGGTAACTGAAGTCCGAAATACCATatatcattatttacaaaagaatTTATAGTCTCAAAAGATCTTTGGAGATCTTCTACAAAATATACTAAATAtccattttcatttgaaaagtttGCTTACTGTTTCTTCATTCACTATAATCTCCTCTTCCCATTCCcacactggaaaaataaaaaggaaacacaaccataaagtatatgaaaaaatGCACTGTAGAAACATTCATGTTCAATGATGATTCCTAAGGAGAGAAGGGGGggaaagtgggggagggaggagagcaaGAGAGAAATAATTTAAAGGAAAACTTGAAAAAGCAGTATCATTGCCTCACCCCATCCCCCAAACATCTTCAAAGTCCCCcactgaggctgagaaagggagaacagacacacacaaaagcaaacaCCCAGCTTCCAAGAGTTTGGAGCAGCATCCTTTGATGCCAGAGGGTTGTCAATGATTTCCCTTCACAGCTGACTGATTGCAGTTTGTTTTTCCAGAACTTCGAGGTAGTCTGGTTCTGATTGCGGCTTAGCTTGCAGTAAAGGGTGGTCTGCTTTGGACTGCCCCACAAAGCATTTCCTGGGAGTTCCATATAAAACGGTTTTATTGATTCTGTCTTGGTTTTGGCGTCGAGATTCATAGGAAGGGGTGAACTGCCTTTTAGGTAAGGTACAAAAGTTATAGTGG is a window from the Capra hircus breed San Clemente chromosome X unlocalized genomic scaffold, ASM170441v1, whole genome shotgun sequence genome containing:
- the TMEM257 gene encoding LOW QUALITY PROTEIN: transmembrane protein 257 (The sequence of the model RefSeq protein was modified relative to this genomic sequence to represent the inferred CDS: deleted 3 bases in 2 codons; substituted 6 bases at 6 genomic stop codons), giving the protein MWSRIFHLKAXNTIHCEALFFNAITNTLCFLTYXHPHXLYCFALSTXVLXNIFYIRIFIFISYSXILLFHFYFTCSLNGYEHKHSEMVPASKMRSPLALPETDLYIWQMVIPSDSSF